One Entelurus aequoreus isolate RoL-2023_Sb linkage group LG09, RoL_Eaeq_v1.1, whole genome shotgun sequence genomic window carries:
- the atoh7 gene encoding LOW QUALITY PROTEIN: transcription factor atoh7 (The sequence of the model RefSeq protein was modified relative to this genomic sequence to represent the inferred CDS: inserted 2 bases in 2 codons), with translation MKPRRSSCTDSGSESSELDSKSPEKYEPATRRRMAANARERKRMQGLNTAFDRLRKVVPQWGQDKKLSKYXTLQMALSYIMALXRILMDAKRHNATHRQWRDLQFDCVQPDNPQYLMGYDSAGEDYITSSFSYQLDSHQLHA, from the exons atgaagcCTCGCCGCTCCAGCTGCACGGACTCAGGATCTGAGTCCTCAGAACTGGACTCCAAGAGCCCAGAGAAATACGAGCCTGCCACACGGCGAAGGATGGCCGCCAACGCCAGAGAGCGGAAAAGGATGCAGGGCTTGAACACGGCCTTCGACCGATTACGAAAGGTGGTCCCTCAATGGGGTCAGGACAAGAAATTGTCCAAGT GAACCCTGCAGATGGCTCTCAGCTATATCATGGCCC ACCGGATCCTGATGGACGCCAAGCGACACAATGCCACTCACAGGCAGTGGCGGGACTTGCAGTTTGACTGCGTGCAGCCTGACAACCCCCAGTACCTGATGGGGTACGACTCTGCGGGGGAGGACTATATCACTTCCTCTTTCTCCTACCAGCTTGACAGCCATCAGCTGCACGcttga